A region from the Andrena cerasifolii isolate SP2316 chromosome 9, iyAndCera1_principal, whole genome shotgun sequence genome encodes:
- the LOC143373077 gene encoding histone lysine acetyltransferase CREBBP isoform X1 yields the protein MAEHMVDGPPNKRPKLGDFPGTSDSAVGMAPLMMHHAYTNYGGGGSGNMQQMQGPPQQLHLQQHQLQPHWNNHTVQKRNYITNTDMYDLENDLPDDLLQSASWGSATESAKPPATGPGPGQQNGDEMRHVHQQQQQLPQHIIQQQGNKNMVTNSLAMAAGTLGNKSPNMQSPPNVSVSKVVDPQMVVSLGNLPSSIASSLANNQMSIANSMGSLQSSMSMAGSNPTMSMPGGMNTGIVMTSSASGNNSMGGMAGGSLIVTNSLNKQPLNTVTMMGPNTQGIHHPSVASHHGVAQIPNGPGIMNTRAVAMQQQQQAHLVGPARGQSPHQQVHQVGIVGPGQGGPRMQAPPNMANMPNMGQIGASSPYGYASPGSGQGPGVTVCTNSPVGVVAPQQKGVGTSMTAMQAAGRFGGTTGPIGSATVVGGQEGGMAQQAQPPTPSPAQPQSGAPSGGQPGPQQATQGQIPGAGAPTGATKSTADPEKRKLIQQQLVLLLHAHKCQRRESQANGDVWQCTLPDCKTMKNVLTHMTACQAGKHCTVPHCSSSRQIISHWKHCNRNDCPVCLPLKQANKNKTTNAAAASTTQPNSQPNPSPTDVRRAYDALGIQCPTTTPGLVPGQCVTRRIPAPGMQGAPGTIGNVRLTQPQAQAAPGQSVVGAGQQVVAPNVSLPLNSDPNTVGVAGNQAAPTSGPTPAAAAAAANMQQLFGLNDSGQLTVPGENRLTSLQLPAGLQPGQVTATPVQGTKDWHQSVTPDLRNHLVHKLVQAIFPTPDPQAMLDKRMHNLVAYARKVEGDMYEMANSRSEYYHLLAEKIYKIQKELEEKRQKRKEQQQQQLQAQQQQQQQPQPSGPSGPSLRPCAPPSVGVVPPSRPVGTVTPSLRSHSPSMGPLGTIPSIGIPHNRMQFPQQQPAQQQQQVQVQAQTKVQAQAQAQAQAQAQAQVQQQMQQQQQHQQQQQQQQQGILVGPPGPSPNGQSTSTPNVVPNPGLSPFGQPQMPQANLTTTTTSATTSQFPTSNGTSGLPNSSPVQNQHQFPDLMKVRLAQAQVAIAHQHQQQQSQSQPQQPSSTSNQSATTTSLPQAPSPFNSMQQNSQQNQQFNNSRPLSVSTPNDNGISTSTPQTIPPPASSGPSPGPATTTNGPQSTTSTPNTPLVPSLMTPNQTVSSANQTPPHPGTTPSPAGLASLGKGMTSQERAALNAPRTSSMSSQMAAITAALDRDNSPSPPMNNNKGKLDSIKEESMKMEIKQEDGSENHRMDGGKSVNSDESMKTEIKTEPMEEGSGEGIVKEECSGIKEEPVTPMSSQDTTTPDIKPLVPEPIQPSGTSTDKKRLCLFKPDELRQALMPTLEKLYRQDPESIPFRQPVDPQALGIPDYFEIVKKPMDLSTIKRKLDTGQYSDPWEYVDDVWIMFDNAWLYNRKTSRVYRYCTKLSEVFEQEIDPVMQALGYCCGRKYTFNPQVLCCYGKQLCTIPRDAKYYSYQNSLKAYGLVSDRYTFCQKCFNDIPGDTVTLGDDPTQPQTAIKKEQFQLMKNDHLELELFVVCTDCGRKVHQICVLHMESIWPLGFTCDNCLKKKGQKRKENKFNAKRLTVTKLGTYIETRVNNFLKKKEAGAGEVAIRVVASSDKVVEVKPGMRSRFVENGDMSGEFPYRAKALFAFEEVDGTDVCFFGMHVQEYGSECTPPNTRRVYIAYLDSVHFFRPKQFRTAVYHEILLGYLDYAKQLGYTMAHIWACPPSEGDDYIFHCHPQEQKIPKPKRLQEWYKKMLDKGMVERIVLDYKDILKQAMEDKLSSAADLPYFEGDFWPNVLEESIKELDQEEEEKRKQAEAAEAAAANAIFSLSEDSETGPDGKKKGQKKAKKSNKSKANQRKNSKKSNTPQTGNDLSAKIFATMEKHKEVFFVIRLHSAQSAASLAPIQDPDPVINCDLMDGRDAFLTMARERHYEFSSLRRAKFSSMSMLYELHNQGQDKFVYTCNNCKSHVETRYHCTVCDDFDLCISCKEKDGHPHHMEKLGLDLDDGSSPADAKQANPQEARKLSIQRCIQSLVHACQCRDANCRLSSCQKMKRVVTHTKICKRKTNGGCPICKQLIALCCYHAKHCQETKCLVPFCSNIKHKLKQQQLQQRLQQAQLLRRRMAVMNTRPTGAVGAIQSGQQTSNVTMTTGVAMKPGTSPTNLPSPHQPGIGLKPGTQTPPAHVLQVVKQVQEEAARQQAPHVGYGKVTPGGGVGVGVGVGGQTGGVMPPPQMQRPMPVQMPNPGGTHLIPMDQWTPSRYQPAVMQQNPGLRQQTPQQLMQQQQQHPGQQVMAMGGQMPRQPGVIGGPVSQVGPQTQSNMHKHVLQQLMQTLKNPHTPEQQNQILQILKSNPPIMAAFIKQRALALQQQSGQYGGGVGGPLGPNQPQQQPGLQHMMSQQQQQQQAQQQQQQHQQQQQQAQQQQQQQQQAQQQQQQQQHQQQQQGRMQIQAMLNQQQQQQAQQQQQQQQQPVQQQPQWYKQQMLVMQRQQQAQQQQQQQQQQQQQQQQQQQQPFTQPPAPPYGQQRPIRPSLLGKNHLILDNKTRFVEPHGGSWSNVCHDSAYSSSGYGGFSEQGYGQPGLKPTPPPVPSPQGVMGPPGISVQQQLMQSVRSPPPIRSPQPNPSPRPVPSPRNQPVPSPRSGPVPSPHHHPPHGTPTHSPAHELGGPSEMMLSQLSGGTGAPTGHPGAMPHHPSPAPPPTSGTDSSEVTPMTPQDQLSKFVEGL from the exons ATGGCCGAACACATGGTGGACGGCCCGCCGAACAAGCGGCCGAAGCTCGGAGACTTCCCGGGGACATCGGACTCCGCGG tgGGTATGGCGCCTCTAATGATGCACCATGCTTATACAAACTACGGGGGAGGTGGCAGTGGTAACATGCAACAAATGCAGGGCCCGCCACAACAGCTACATCTGCAACAGCATCAGCTGCAGCCACATTGGAACAACCATACCGTCCAGAAAAGaa ATTACATAACAAACACAGATATGTATGATCTTGAAAATGATCTACCCGACGATCTGTTGCAATCGGCGTCTTGGGGTTCAGCAACAGAGAGTGCTAAGCCACCGGCAACGGGCCCAGGTCCAGGGCAGCAAAACGGTGATGAAATGCGACACGTAcatcagcaacagcaacaacttCCGCAGCACATAATACAGCAACAA GGCAACAAGAATATGGTTACTAATTCTTTAGCGATGGCAGCTGGAACGTTGGGTAACAAAAGTCCGAATATGCAGTCCCCACCGAATGTCTCTGTCTCTAAAGTAGTCGATCCGCAAATGGTTGTCAGTCTGGGAAATTTACCAAGTAGCATAGCCAGCTCTTTGGCCAACAATCAAATGTCCATCGCAAATTCTATGGGTAGCCTTCAATCGTCGATGAGCATGGCCGGCAGTAATCCTACCATGTCGATGCCAGGCGGAATGAATACTGGTATAGTTATGACCAGCAGCGCTAGTGGGAATAATAGTATGGGTGGCATGGCGGGTGGAAGTTTAATTGTGACCAACAGCTTGAACAAACAACCTTTAAATACT GTAACCATGATGGGGCCTAATACTCAAGGAATTCATCATCCAAGCGTTGCGTCTCATCATGGCGTTGCTCAAATACCAAATGGACCTGGGATAATGAACACCAGAGCTGTAGCgatgcagcagcaacaacaagcTCATTTGGTTGGTCCAGCGAGGGGTCAAAGTCCGCATCAGCAAGTACATCAAGTCGGTATCGTTGGTCCTGGTCAAGGCGGCCCACGAATGCAAGCTCCTCCTAACATGGCGAATATGCCGAACATGGGGCAAATTGGTGCATCCAGCCCTTATGGCTATG CGTCTCCAGGCAGTGGACAAGGGCCTGGTGTTACCGTGTGTACTAATAGTCCTGTCGGAGTTGTTGCGCCCCAGCAGAAAGGAGTGGGAACAAGTATGACCGCCATGCAAGCTGCTGGTAGATTCGGAGGAACAACAGGTCCTATTGGGTCCGCAACCGTCGTGGGTGGTCAGGAGGGTGGTATGGCGCAACAAGCTCAACCACCCACGCCAAGTCCAGCTCAACCTCAGTCCGGTGCACCAAGCGGAGGGCAACCAGGTCCGCAGCAAGCTACTCAGGGTCAGATACCCGGTGCCGGTGCTCCGACTG GTGCTACGAAATCAACTGCAGATCCAGAAAAACGTAAACTCATTCAACAGCAACTAGTTCTGTTGCTTCACGCGCATAAATGTCAACGACGCGAGAGCCAAGCGAACGGCGACGTCTGGCAGTGCACACTGCCCGATTGTAAGACCATGAAAAACGTTCTGACCCATATGACTGCTTGTCAGGCAGGGAAACATTGCACGGTGCCGCACTGTAGCTCCTCCAGACAGATCATTAGCCATTGGAAGCACTGTAATCGAAACGATTGCCCTGTCTGTTTACCCttgaaacaagcgaacaagaaCAAAACCACAAATGCTGCCGCAGCATCCACCACGCAACCAAATAGTCAACCAAATCCGAGTCCAACCGATGTGAGAAGAGCATACGACGCTCTGGGTATTCAGTGTCCTACAACAACACCTGGTTTGGTGCCTGGCCAGTGCGTTACCAGAAGAATCCCAGCGCCGGGGATGCAGGGAGCGCCTGGCACAATAGGAAACGTCAGGCTAACTCAGCCTCAAGCTCAGGCGGCTCCCGGTCAGTCGGTGGTCGGCGCCGGTCAGCAAGTGGTCGCCCCGAACGTATCTCTTCCTTTAAATTCCGATCCCAATACAGTCGGCGTGGCGGGCAATCAGGCCGCGCCTACCAGTGGACCCACGCCCGCTGCAGCGGCGGCTGCCGCGAATATGCAGCAATTGTTCGGTCTGAACGATTCAGGACAGCTCACTGTCCCCGGCGAAAACAGGCTAACGAGCCTTCAACTTCCAGCCGGACTTCAGCCAGGGCAAGTAACAGCGACACCAGTGCAGGGAACAAAGGACTGGCATCAGTCTGTAACTCCGGATCTTAGAAATCACCTTGTTCACAAATTGGTTCAAGCGATATTTCCAACTCCAGACCCGCAGGCTATGCTGGACAAACGGATGCATAACCTGGTTGCGTATGCGCGGAAAGTTGAAGGGGACATGTACGAAATGGCCAATTCGAGATCGGAATATTACCACTTACTTGCCGAGAAGATCTACAAGATTCAGAAAGAATTGGAGGAGAAGCGGCAGAAGCGAAAagaacagcagcagcagcaactgcaagcccagcagcagcagcaacagcaacctcAACCTTCCGGACCGTCTGGCCCGAGCTTGAGGCCGTGCGCTCCACCCAGTGTTGGGGTTGTACCGCCGTCACGGCCGGTTGGAACGGTCACTCCTAGCTTGCGCAGTCACTCGCCGAGCATGGGTCCACTTGGAACTATACCTTCAATAGGCATTCCCCATAACAGGATGCAGTTTCCACAGCAGCAGCCAgcgcaacaacagcagcaggtGCAGGTCCAAGCCCAAACCAAAGTCCAGGCTCAAGCTCAGGCCCAGGCTCAAGCCCAGGCTCAGGCTCAAGTTCAACAACAaatgcagcagcaacaacaacatcagcagcagcagcagcagcagcagcaaggaATTTTAGTCGGTCCACCGGGCCCTAGTCCGAACGGACAGTCGACTTCCACCCCCAACGTCGTTCCAAATCCTGGTCTCAGTCCTTTCGGGCAGCCGCAAATGCCGCAGGCAAATTTAACAACCACCACCACATCCGCAACAACTAGTCAATTTCCAACTTCGAACGGCACTTCCGGTTTACCTAACAGTTCTCCTGTACAGAATCAACATCAGTTCCCCGACCTTATGAAAGTTAGATTGGCGCAAGCGCAAGTAGCGATCGCGCATCAACACCAGCAGCAACAGAGTCAGTCGCAGCCACAGCAACCGTCGAGCACCTCGAATCAAAGCGCGACGACTACGTCGTTGCCGCAAGCCCCGTCGCCATTCAACAGTATGCAACAAAACAGCCAGCAGAATCAGCAGTTTAACAATAGTCGACCTCTGTCGGTTTCAACGCCCAACGACAACGGCATCAGCACGTCGACTCCTCAAACGATCCCACCTCCCGCATCCAGCGGGCCTAGTCCTGGTCCAGCGACTACAACGAACGGACCTCAGTCTACCACTTCCACGCCTAACACGCCATTAGTTCCTTCATTGATGACACCCAATCAGACAGTATCTTCCGCCAATCAAACACCCCCTCATCCTGGCACCACACCGTCCCCGGCCGGTCTAGCGAGCCTCGGCAAAGGGATGACGTCCCAGGAGAGGGCCGCGCTCAACGCGCCACGAacctcgtcgatgtcttcgcaAATGGCCGCCATCACGGCCGCCCTGGATCGTGACAATTCTCCTAGTCCGCCGATGAATAACAATAAAGGGAAGCTGGATTCGATTAAGGAGGAGAGCATGAAGATGGAGATCAAGCAGGAGGACGGCTCCGAGAATCACAGGATGGACGGTGGTAAGAGCGTCAACAGCGACGAATCGATGAAAACGGAAATCAAAACTGAACCGATGGAAGAAGGATCTGGAGAGGGTATCGTGAAGGAGGAGTGCTCGGGTATCAAGGAGGAGCCCGTGACGCCTATGTCCAGCCAGGACACCACGACGCCGGACATTAAACCGTTGGTCCCTGAGCCCATACAGCCGAGCGGAACGTCGACGGACAAGAAACGGCTGTGTCTGTTCAAGCCGGACGAACTTCGCCAGGCGTTGATGCCGACTCTGGAGAAACTCTACCGCCAGGATCCGGAGTCTATACCATTCAGGCAACCCGTCGATCCGCAGGCCCTCGGGATTCCCGACTACTTCGAAATCGTTAAGAAACCGATGGATCTGTCGACAATCAAAAGGAAATTGGACACAGGGCAATACAGTGATCCATGGGAGTACGTCGATGACGTGTGGATCATGTTCGACAACGCGTGGCTTTACAATCGTAAAACATCTCGGGTTTACAGATACTGCACCAAG CTCTCGGAGGTTTTTGAGCAAGAGATAGATCCTGTGATGCAGGCTCTCGGTTACTGCTGCGGTAGAAAGTACACGTTCAATCCGCAAGTACTGTGTTGCTACGGGAAACAGCTGTGTACGATACCGAGAGACGCGAAGTACTACTCTTATCAGAATAG TTTAAAGGCATATGGTCTTGTTTCCGACAGATACACCTTCTGTCAGAAATGTTTCAACGACATTCCTGGTGACACTGTGACGTTGGGAGATGATCCAACGCAACCTCAGAC TGCCATTAAAAAGGAACAGTTCCAGTTAATGAAGAACGATCATTTGGAATTGGAGCTTTTTGTTGTATGTACAGATTGCGGTAGAAAAGTGCATCAAATTTGCGTGCTTCACATGGAATCGATTTGGCCGTTAGG ATTTACTTGTGATAATTGTTTAAAGAAGAAGGGCCAGAAACGTAAGGAGAACAAGTTTAACGCGAAACGTTTAACGGTGACTAAATTGGGAACTTATATAGAAACACGAGTGAACAActtcttgaaaaaaaaggaAGCCGGTGCTGGCGAAGTCGCGATCAGAGTCGTAGCATCCAGTGATAAAGTCGTCGAGGTTAAACCCGGGATGAGAAGCAGGTTCGTCGAGAACGGCGACATGTCCGGGGAATTTCCGTACAGGGCGAAGGCGTTGTTTGCATTTGAAGAGGTTGATGGCACGGACGTGTGTTTTTTCGGCATGCACGTGCAGGAGTATGGCAGCGAGTGTACGCCACCTAACACCAGAAGGGTCTACATAGCGTACTTGGACTCTGTACACTTTTTCCGGCCTAAACAATTCCGAACAGCAGTGTATCACGAGATACTTCTTGGATACTTGGATTACGCGAAACAACTTGG GTACACAATGGCTCACATCTGGGCCTGTCCACCTTCCGAAGGAGACGACTACATCTTTCACTGCCACCCCCAAGAACAAAAGATTCCAAAGCCTAAGAGATTACAGGAATGGTACAAGAAAATGTTGGACAAAGGCATGGTCGAGAGGATCGTGCTCGATTACAAA gatattctaaaacaagcAATGGAAGACAAACTGTCGTCGGCCGCCGATTTACCATATTTCGAGGGCGATTTCTGGCCGAATGTTTTGGAAGAGAGTATTAAAGAATTAGAccaagaagaggaagagaaacGCAAACAGGCTGAAGCTGCGGAAGCTGCCGCCGCCAATGCG ATTTTCTCCTTGTCGGAAGATTCGGAAACAGGTCCGGATGGCAAGAAGAAGGGGCAGAAGAAGGCcaaaaaatcaaacaaatccAAAGCGAATCAAAGGAAGAATAGTAAAAAGTCTAATACTCCTCAGACTGGGAACGACCTGTCTGCGAAAATTTTTGCGACCATGGAGAAGCACAAGGAAGTATTCTTCGTCATCAGGTTGCATAGTGCTCAAAGTGCAGCCAGTTTAGCA CCGATTCAGGATCCTGACCCCGTTATTAACTGCGACCTTATGGATGGTCGCGATGCTTTCCTTACGATGGCTAGAGAAAGACATTACGAGTTCTCTTCTCTAAGGCGTGCGAAATTCAGCTCCATGTCCATGTTGTACGAATTACACAACCAAGGCCAAGACAAATTTGTTTATACTTGTAATAACTGTAAGAGTCATGTAGAAACGAGATATCACTGTACAGTTTGTGAT GACTTTGACCTATGTATAAGCTGTAAAGAGAAAGATGGTCATCCTCATCATATGGAGAAACTTGGTTTAGATCTGGATGATGGTTCATCGCCGGCCGATGCCAAACAAGCAAATCCACAG GAGGCGCGTAAACTTTCGATACAGAGATGTATTCAATCGTTGGTGCACGCGTGCCAGTGCAGAGATGCTAACTGTCGTCTATCCAGCTGCCAGAAGATGAAGCGAGTAGTAACGCATACAAAGATTTGCAAGCGAAAGACGAATGGAGGCTGTCCAATATGTAAACAATTGATAGCGCTATGCTGTTACCATGCTAAACACTGCCAGGAGACTAAGTGTCTTGTCCCATTCTGTTCGAACATCAAACACAAGCTGAAGCAACAGCAACTTCAGCAACGGTTACAACAAGCGCAATTGTTAAG GAGAAGAATGGCTGTGATGAACACGAGACCGACGGGTGCTGTAGGAGCGATACAATCTGGGCAACAAACTTCCAACGTCACTATGACGACCGGTGTTGCCATGAAACCAGGGACTAGCCCTACCAATCTACCCTCGCCGCATCAACCTGGGATAGGGTTGAAGCCTGGCACGCAAACGCCGCCTGCTCATGTCCTCCAGGTGGTTAAGCAAGTACAAGAGGAAGCCGCAAGACAGCAGGCGCCGCACGTGGGCTATGGCAAAGTGACGCCGGGCGGCGGTGTCGGTGTCGGTGTTGGCGTAGGAGGACAAACTGGCGGCGTGATGCCTCCGCCTCAAATGCAGCGGCCGATGCCCGTCCAAATGCCGAATCCCGGTGGTACTCATCTCATTCCAATGGATCAGTGGACGCCAAG TAGGTATCAACCTGCGGTGATGCAGCAGAATCCTGGTCTGAGGCAGCAGACGCCGCAACAGCTGatgcagcaacaacagcagcacccAGGGCAGCAGGTGATGGCGATGGGTGGACAGATGCCGAGGCAGCCAGGAGTAATCGGTGGCCCGGTCAGTCAAGTCGGACCGCAGACTCAAAGTAACATGCACAAGCACGTATTGCAGCAACTCATGCAGACTCTCAAGAATCCCCATACTCCTGAGCAGCAGAACCAAATACTCCAAATACTCAAAAGCAATCCACCGATAATGGCCGCATTCATCAAGCAACGG gcGCTTGCCCTTCAGCAACAAAGTGGTCAGTACGGCGGAGGAGTCGGCGGCCCTTTGGGTCCTAATCAGCCGCAACAACAACCTGGTTTGCAGCATATGATGtctcagcagcaacagcaacaacaggctcaacaacagcagcagcagcaccaacagcagcagcagcaggctcaacagcagcagcagcaacagcagcaggctcaacagcagcagcagcagcaacagcaccaacagcagcagcaaggCAGAATGCAGATACAAGCGATGCTGaatcaacaacaacagcagcaggctcaacagcagcaacaacaacagcagcaacctGTTCAGCAACAGCCGCAGTGGTACAAGCAACAAATGCTGGTGATGCAGAGACAACAGCAGgctcaacagcagcagcagcagcagcagcagcaacaacaacaacagcagcagcagcagcagcaaccgtTCACGCAACCACCAGCACCACCTTACGGTCAACAGCGACCAATCAGGCCGTCCCTTCTCGGTAAGAATCATTTGATTCTCGACAACAAAACGAGATTCGTCGAGCCGCATGGTGGTTCGTGGTCTAACGTCTGCCACGATTCCGCGTATTCTTCCTCAGGTTACGGTGGCTTTAGCGAACAAGGCTACGGTCAACCCGGTTTAAAACCAACTCCACCCCCGGTACCTTCTCCGCAAGGTGTGATGGGACCTCCAGGGATCTCTGTACAGCAACAACTCATGCAGTCCGTTCGATCTCCGCCACCCATACGATCTCCTCAACCGAATCCTTCCCCGCGACCAGTTCCATCCCCGCGCAATCAACCAGTTCCTTCGCCCCGGTCGGGCCCGGTACCGTCGCCCCATCATCACCCGCCTCACGGCACGCCGACCCACTCGCCGGCTCACGAGCTCGGAGGGCCAAGCGAGATGATGCTGTCGCAGCTGAGCGGCGGTACCGGCGCGCCGACGGGCCACCCGGGCGCCATGCCCCATCATCCGTCTCCGGCGCCACCGCCCACCAGCGGCACGGACTCCAGTGAAGTGACGCCCATGACGCCGCAAGACCAACTCTCCAAGTTTGTCGAAGGATTGTAG